CCCCAACCTGGAATTTAGCGGGTGCTGCCTTAGTTGAAAATTGCATTtgaaacaatgttttttttttgtttcctccttcccttcctgctgTTTGCAGTGTGGTGAAAAAGGACACTACGCCAACAGATGCACCAAAGGGCACTTGGCCTTTCTCAGTGGACAGTGACAGCAGCTGGAGCCAGCTCAGAGCAGCCCCGAGGGGCCCCATTATTGGGGACCACTCTGGGCCATCTTTGGGAGTGTGCATTTAACTGTTTGATGCTGGTACAACTGGCTGGAGCTGGCAGGCAGGCATACTGGGTTTTATTCTGAGGGGCTACATCTGTCAGTTTCCCTATCATTTtgctgtaatcttttttttttttttaagggggacATGTGCTCCAGTTCGGTCCCTCAAGTTGGGATCATGTTTGTCTAGGCATCAAGGCCTCCCATCTGGGACTCTGCACACCACcctctggggagggaggatgTTGTGGGGAAGGGCTTGTGCGCAGCAGTTCTGTGAGGAAGGTGGCCCTTCCCCTCAGGGCCTCCTTAAACACCAGGGGCTGCTGGATCATTTAAAGCTGTGGCCAAGTCACACCTGCTTCCGCCCTGTCCTGTTGAATCAGAGGCCGTGCCTATCCATGTGATTTGAACGAGACAGCCCTTCAGAGCAAACAAGTGTGGAGTTGCCTCTGCCGGTCCCGCTCCAGGGTGGCAGCAGTTGAGAGGACCATGTAGGGCTCTTGAGTGTGATGGCCTTTTTCCTCTGGGTTTATTTTCTCGGGGCACTTGCTCAACAACGTTTAAGGTATACCTTAAGCTGGGGCTGCAGACACCCTTGAAATAGACGATGCAGTCCATCTGTGCACCTACCTCCTGCCCCGTCAAGCATCCGCACCATCACACACCTCTGGCCTAGAGGAGGACCCTGCCTCTGAGCCTGGAAATATGAAACTGGCACCTGCAACCTGCTGGACAAGTGGGCCTATTCGAGTTCAATTACAAGAACAATTTTTATGGAGTTGATTAAAGCTTGTTTTTTAAGCTCTGTCTCATTACTTCGGGGACTCCATGCCGAGAGGATTCTTGCTACTGGCTGCATTAGCTGCCTGGCACGAAGCTTTGACATTGGTGCTCGCTCTTCCGCTTTTGGTGAATGTGTCTCACGACCGGAAGTGATGCtgtcagaggaagaaaaggccTTTGTACTGGCAGCCTGTACAGTCTGGAAGCCTGGCCTTTGGGCCAGCCACCTGGCAGATGTCCTTTATTTCTGATGTTGAATACTTGTTCCTTCAAATTCACATCTTGCAGGAGATAATTAGCCACAGCATTTCACCCTATACTCCATGAAGTATATATGCTTATCGCACACCCCCTAATAAGAAACTGATTCTGACCTTAATTATCACATTACTGAAGGCCTTGGTGAAGGATAAAGAGGGTGCTGGATACAGCAGTTGAGAGCTCCTATCAGGGCCTGTGCTTTCCCCTTCCGCCTTCATCATCCCATTGAGCTTCCTGCAAGTGGAGCTTACTTACCAGGACCAGGGGGTCCCACACGTCCCAATTCCCTGACACCCCAATACCCTGGATGGTACAGaagatggggaaggggagggcatTCTTAGGAACGagggtttctgctttatattgtGAAAGTGTCAGCTGACAAAAGGCCAAAAATGAGGCACTGAGCAGGAAAACACCTCGGCACTGTTGGCGGAGGCTCTGGGTGACCCCCCAGCACACTGGGACGAGATCTTGAAGCTCCATGGTTCAAAGCCCTGGGCTGTCTAGGAGCTGCAGAATGACCCCACCCCACCTTGTGCAACAGGAGCTCCTATAGGGCAGGGAAATGGCTGAACCAGTGAGGCAGTCCACATACCAGTCATCTTTTATTGGGTGTTAATTCTCCACTAGGATATAAAAGGATTCAGGGGTGCCAGGCAAAGGTCATGGTCAGGAATGCAGAGCGCGCCCTCTTCAGTGGTACTTGCGTAGCCGCTCGTGTTCTGAAGTTAGAAAGGCAAAATGGTAAGTTTCTTCACAGGTGGGGGTGAAGCCATCCTGAGAATTCCTTTCAGGAGATGACCCAGAACCTACTTGTGGAATTTACAGCTAATCTGCCACCTGGCCAGCCTCTTCCTTCCCTGAGGGAACACCCACTCAGAAAAACAGCACCCAAGCGCCCACCCTTCAGGGCCAGCACTGCTCTGGATGCCACAGAGTGGCAGGTGGCTCGACACTGGCAGAAACAGCCCATGAAGCCCACTCAGCGGCCACCAGACATCTCCCACCAGACCAACTCCTCTCATGTCTCAGCACCAGGAACAGCCACGCTTTTCCAGAGCACCACACAGACACTGGACTGTAGCACTCAACCTATTTCCCTCTTCACACTGGCTGCTAGGAAGATAAAGCCAAGTTTTCCACCAACCTTTGGCAGAGCCTGCAGTGGCTGATAGAATGCTGCCTAAGTATCACCTTTACCCCAGCTTCATCttatttttcctgtctttctctttgccacaatttttgcatttaaaatacgCTATATTCTGAAAAGTCCCTCCAAGTCATCAGCTTGTCTGCAGGGTGATGGACTTCTAAGGTTGAAAGTGAACCAATACCACCCTGTCATGGGAAACCCCACTGAAGGCAAACCAACCCAGAAGAGACTCACTGAGTTCCTTGTAAGAACGGCAGTAGTTGAAAAGCACGTAAGCTGCAAGCACCATAGAAAGCCCAGCGATGCTCCCTTTCTTCACGTTGATGTACTTGTTGTAATACCGGTAGTAACCTGCAAAGTGGAGAGGAGGCCACTCCTCTGAGGGCACATTCTACACGTTCTAATAGGAGAGGGCAAAGTTGAGGAAAGGCCTGGGGGCAGGAAGAAACAGTACACAAAAGACAGCCACAGGGTAGCCAGAATTATATAGAGAAAAACATCAAGATGGGGGCCCCTGAGGAGGCTGGCAACCACACAGGCTCCCAAAGGATGATGACATGATGACACAGGACTGCTCTGCACTTTAAAATGCACAGACCTGAAGGACAGACCATTTCAAATACTCATCTTGAAAGTTCTGCCTGGCAGGGAGATGAGCATTATAGACTCATGTCCCCTGTTCTTCCAACTCATTTTCCTCTTAAGTCTTATGACATTTCTTTAAGACAGAGGTACTGGTACCGATTCCAAGCAATAGAAAACATTTCCTTGTCTGAAACATCTCAGAGCCAGCCTTTGATAGGACCGATCAAACATGGAAATTCGAGGGCTAACAATCTCGCTCTGTCCTTCTCTACATAACTTACTGGTCTGAGACAAGGCTTGTACTGGCCAAAGTAATTCAGGGCAAAGAAAGACCTGTTTGCCCTGAAGACGCAGAGATGTGCTTTTATTTACACATGCCCATAAGGCTCTGACCTCTTTGAAACGCTCCAGCAATGCCTTTAGGGGTGAAATCTCGCATCAGTATCCAGCTTGGCAGCTCCCCTAGTTTGACTTCCAGGAGCTTCTTGTCCTTCAGTGGTACTGAAAAGGAAGTGCAAAAAAACACACACTGGAAGGTCTCCCAATAACACAAACAGCAACCTTCTGTGTCACTTATTTCAGCCATTCAATAAAGGTGCATTCAGTAGCGTTACTAAATAGAGGCTGCATATGAGCAATATCATAAATAAACACGTCACACCAGATACACTATTTAAGCCAGAGTCTATATAATGGCAGAACAGGCTTTTGAATAAAAGCTTGCTGGGAATAACTATGTAAAAAGAGAACTAAGGGCCATGAGGAAGCGGTAAAGCAGAGGACAGATGCCTTTATAAGTAGGagtgggggagacagagaagCTGGGCACATCTTGGCCAAAGGCACACAGCATGCAGGCCATGGAGGCAGGGTTCCACCTTAGGTCTGGCTCTCATGCTCCTGAAGCCAATCTGATTTCTACCTCAAGCATCCTACCTCAGACCACAGATGTCAAATGACTTAGTAAAAACCTCTCTAAAGACCCAACAGGCCACAGATCATTTTCCAATGAGAATCTGGGGACAGGAACGGCTCCTGGTTGAGGCCATACTGTATTCATCTCTGGGCTTAAGAGTAACATAGGAAGGGGGCCAGGGAGGGGTTGGCCCTGTGAATATCCAGATGCTCTTAAGGACAGAATCTCTCTTCCCCTGTCCTCTTCcaaaagataactttaaaaagctgtttggggcttccctggtggtccagtggctaagactctgtgctccaaatgcagggggcccaggttcaatccctggtcaggcaactagatcccgtatgctgcaactaagatcccgcatgccgggACTCAGGCTCCTTAAGGACCATCCTCAAGAGTCCACTGAGGGGAATCCCACAGGTCTCTTGACGTCTCCCAACCCTTATCAAGGACAAGGGCCTTCAGGCTTAATGGCAGCTTCTACTCTGCTACAGGCTGTCTGGAGAATGAGACACATGGCCCTGATGGACCAGAATGACTGCTTGTCAAGAGGTCACAAGTGACAGGTGGAGGCACACCTGGTTTTAGGGTCATGGTTCAGGTGGTCTGTCCCCAACAAACTGGCCTCAACCTTCCATCTAGACTTATCCAAACAcatggagcacctactgtgtgctaggccgCCTGCTAAGCACTGTGGGTACAGCACTGACTGCAGATGACAGCCTTGTGCTCAGAAGCCAGCATTCCATCGAGAAAGGCAGCCATCTCAAATCCACTCATCCTCCTGGGTTCACCACACTTCAGCCAAacccttttctgtttctcagatgCAACCGGATTATTTTCACCTGAGGGCCTTTGTATCTGCAGTGCCCCTGGATCATCACAGGGCTATCTCAACTTAACGGTCATCTCCTAGAAGGCCTCCTGCCCTGCCCGCCTTATCTCAAGCACCAGCACTTCCTTCCTATGTAAcctctgagctccagtttcctccCCTGTGAAATGGCTTATTCCAAGGTTTGAAGGAGAATCTATGTAAAAGCATTTGGAACATGCTCAGAACTGTAagctgttattattactgttgaaATCTCTTTAAGGTCCATGTGAAACATCCAAGAAAAAAACAGGGAGGTGGCAGAGAAAGAAATGGCATATAACTGAACTTTAGGACATTCATAGAGCTTCAGGGATTAACTGCACCCTTTAGTTCTTTTATGAACAGAAACTGTGATTAGTTTGGTAATACTTTTGAAATGTGAGACAGTCTCAAATGAATTTCAGGAATGTTCCAAATCAGGAATATTGAGTGTCAATGATATTGAGCTCCACACCAAACAATAATGTCATCTGAGAATGACCTATACCCTACTCTGTCACCTTGCCTGTGTTAtttcaagaaaagtttaacaagtaCACATCTTACATCCCAGTTTTGTCATCACTTGAATTAGTAGGCTTTTAGTCCAAGAATTACTATACCACGTCTCTTGAGTAAGAAGAACATGGTGGCCACCTTGGCTACACTCTCAAAGTCTTCTTGCATGCAGGGAGGAGTACAAACATGTCATTCTAATACCAACTGGCTTTAAATATGGCAATGTGGCAGGGAGGGGACGATGAAGGGACAGATGGAACTAGAATGGCAGAATGCTGCTAACTGTTGATGCTCTGTAACGAATACAAAGCATTCATTacattattctgttttctttgtatttgaagtcttccataataaaaaggttgaatatgcttttaaaaatagaactatgttgggacttccctggtggcccagtggttgagaatccgcctgccaatgcaggggacacgggt
This region of Phocoena phocoena chromosome 15, mPhoPho1.1, whole genome shotgun sequence genomic DNA includes:
- the ATP5MF gene encoding ATP synthase subunit f, mitochondrial isoform X1, whose translation is MASIVPLKDKKLLEVKLGELPSWILMRDFTPKGIAGAFQRGYYRYYNKYINVKKGSIAGLSMVLAAYVLFNYCRSYKELKHERLRKYH
- the ATP5MF gene encoding ATP synthase subunit f, mitochondrial isoform X2, with translation MASIVPLKDKKLLEVKLGELPSWILMRDFTPKGIAGAFQREHERLRKYH